AAAATGAAAGAAAATTTATTAAAAATCGAAAATGTTAAAAAAAGATTTTTGCTTGGTGAAATTCCAGTCGATGCTTTGAGAGGAGTATCATTAGAAATAAAAGAAGGAGAATTAATTAGTATTGTAGGACCATCTGGGAGTGGAAAATCTACCTTATTAAATATTATTGGATTATTAACAGAACCTACAGAAGGACAGATAATATTAGAAGGAAAAGATATATCTAAATTAAATGAGGATGAAAGAGCATATTTAAGAGGAAAAAAACTTGGTTTTGTTTTTCAAACATTTAATTTAATACCTACTTTTAGTTCAGTAGAAAATGTAGCAGTTCCTATGATGTTTTATGGTTATTCTAAAGAAGAAAGAACAAAAACAGCAGAAGAATTATTAAGAAAAGTTGGTTTAAGTCATAGATTAAATAGCAGACCATCTCAATTAAGCGGAGGTGAAAGGCAAAGAGTTGCAATTGCAAGAGCATTAGCAAATGAACCGGATATAATTTTAGCAGATGAACCAACTGGAAATTTAGATTCAGAATCAGGAAAATCTATTTTAGATTTATTTTTAAAATTAAATAAAGAAGGAAAAACAATTATTTTGGTTACACATGATCCAAGAATACCAAAATTAACAAAAAGAACAATTCATATTAAAGATGGTTTAATAGATAAAGAGGTGAATAAAAAATGAAAAAAAGTATTTTAGTAATGTTTTTATTAGTTTTAATATCTACATCTATTTTTGCAGATATACAAATTTCAAATTATGAGGTTCTGCCTTCAACAGCAAGACCTGGTGTCAAAGGAACAGCAACATTGACAATTACAAATGGAGGAACAAATGTATTAGAAAGAGTTACTGTATCAATACAGCCTTCTTCAGGAATTGAAGCTAAATCTTCTGTATATATTGGAGATATGGAACCTGATGG
The sequence above is drawn from the Candidatus Micrarchaeia archaeon genome and encodes:
- a CDS encoding ABC transporter ATP-binding protein; the encoded protein is MKENLLKIENVKKRFLLGEIPVDALRGVSLEIKEGELISIVGPSGSGKSTLLNIIGLLTEPTEGQIILEGKDISKLNEDERAYLRGKKLGFVFQTFNLIPTFSSVENVAVPMMFYGYSKEERTKTAEELLRKVGLSHRLNSRPSQLSGGERQRVAIARALANEPDIILADEPTGNLDSESGKSILDLFLKLNKEGKTIILVTHDPRIPKLTKRTIHIKDGLIDKEVNKK